One window from the genome of Pseudoliparis swirei isolate HS2019 ecotype Mariana Trench chromosome 24, NWPU_hadal_v1, whole genome shotgun sequence encodes:
- the n4bp2 gene encoding NEDD4-binding protein 2 isoform X2 produces the protein MRATRRLQPEHGMPRRKNNGQSPARVPDGSPEPGSLGHNGGYQPPALFDEAMANNFPASISLPSSVKENIVKSMQEMFSHLDLEVIYIVLAESDFKVEHAMDSFLELSKAAEVAGPSPSHVSGFERTAASLLSPCRSSGHGTDSSRPSLLTPSPPLTSPLTAELDLLVDQELQALTARRGGEEEHRGSQYLSVGVSLSPLPFQPQVLPELLQASLQTGSGGAWGGGPVEHFSGTSSPLDRLSTWEDDIDKQQRQQSTVDFTHLMAESPEDKPKPPLDLAPSGRPSAFQAYKKKQDPLHTLSSEAGVVPSEAMVGGARSKVNTWNQEPLGQMSFPWNLQANIFSPRVHGNQWPAFITPVAQMPSAWSCQPRLAPPWPSQGPVSRAPLRPAATIRQSWTLPAAPHPPFQHNRLRLEGKVLVLLRGAPGSGKSTLARAFLEHNPGGVRLSTDNYFTRHGVYQFDPAALGEAHEWNHKQAKEAFERAANPIIIDNTNMQGWEMKPYVAQALKHEYKVLFREPDTWWKNKPRELGRRTTHDVPVAKIRHMLDNYERFVTIKSIMGSRMPEMKQRLLLEDSGSQLVISKTPGPDLVGPPGLGEGCKKSRPQLYSSLPDVSSFGRCIEVGMPEDGGHKSTESLNFQPTGTLTQNPAMPDGVDDMDLGELDSELDAHLELNFPIGGQGIPDCIVESVMSEDPRGEELPVDFSEFIAQRVQRMRPSRRSCFDRSEPADLVKDTNQSDSQAQEARDGGEEGRPRMLDFAVDWPCGASLEQRQVSRREGHKDGNGKEDEGERPEADRSTAKLQARPDVTEFQKLLDLIQTGAADIRKESSCSSSLSQGSGKELEKEEEVEVAVNSSRGELPDCVLDWKVADCQVRESRIDRWEEIARGKEARHTTGGQDHVLEIGRESVDLKLIVPVNPISALTADPLVISEAVEANVCDGVGGHNVEGDVGARPASLHTDTERTEDGRETKADGSLIIEAGQSPAWEGSVEAENSALSGGSQERKQRHGRRSGKQCKLALTFTQNCTAPSQSSLECPNSAAQSVTSIQNSTNTEPDRGLKPDLDLSRSDARPQPPSSLPLADTGRPTQTDPQDFALLWRLNRRGHPATQGIAVLYGDSSRFVPELSSAVSAAVAVHPSTHREVPYHVAHEKGTQVEEKELGATQDRLESLRILSRHFKLVSFDTLEDLYEKCHQDLEWTTNVLLDSGERFFREEDGEEEEEGGEEDAGGERNTSSLCGALETPEGTSLHPNVPVEHCPEGWPQREPAGFEEVSLQSAVSESDESAGNTDAQMFGGAAVPVRNQDPPDANASQGHLSAAPPESFAWVGSFDDAVVIEESRVEMEEEIASIDEVHRLLQAELEEMERDQKEEEEKWAGKRHAEERMSQHLDIQSVELKLPTEVALQLIELFGPVGTDPGACSADEYAVQMDLSLAKLLHQKWKETVQEKQRQATLSFHLLQERQHHPHQIRR, from the exons ATGAGAGCAACCCGGCGGCTACAGCCCGAACACGGAATGCCCCGGAGAAAGAACAACGGCCAGAGCCCGGCCAGAGTTCCCGACGGGTCGCCAGAGCCCGGAAGCCTCGGCCACAACGGGGGGTATCAACCACCGGCTCTGTTTGACGAAGCCATGGCGAACAACTTTCCAGCCAGCATCTCGCTCCCCAGCTCCGTCAAGGAGAACATCGTCAAAAGCATGCAGGAGATGTTCTCGCATCTGGACCTCGAAGTTATATATATTGTGCTGGCAGAATCCGATTTTAAAG TTGAACATGCAATGGACTCCTTCTTGGAGCTGTCTAAGGCTGCTGAGGTCGCAGGCCCCTCACCTTCCCATGTGTCCGGCTTTGAGCGCACTGCTGCGTCCCTGCTCAGCCCGTGCCGCTCTTCTGGACATGGAACAGACTCCTCCAGACCGTCCCTGCtgaccccctctcctcccctcaccagTCCACTGACAGCGGAGCTGGACCTGCTCGTTGACCAGGAGCTACAGGCACTAACTGCTCGGCGAGGCGGTGAGGAAGAGCATCGCGGCAGCCAGTATTTATCCGTTGGTGTGTCCCTCTCTCCACTGCCGTTCCAGCCGCAGGTCCTCCCTGAGCTGCTTCAGGCCAGCCTGCAAACTGGATCTGGAGGGGCCTGGGGAGGGGGCCCGGTTGAGCATTTCTCTGGAACTTCTTCTCCGCTTGACCGGCTCAGCACTTGGGAAGACGACATCGAtaagcagcagcggcagcagtcgACGGTGGATTTCACACACCTGATGGCCGAGTCGCCTGAAGACAAGCCGAAGCCTCCTCTAGACCTGGCACCCTCGGGGCGTCCCTCTGCCTTTCAGGCATATAAAAAGAAGCAAGACCCATTACACACTCTCTCAAGCGAGGCTGGGGTCGTGCCCTCTGAAGCGATGGTCGGTGGTGCGAGATCCAAGGTTAACACGTGGAATCAGGAGCCGCTTGGCCAGATGTCTTTTCCCTGGAACCTGCAGGCAAACATTTTCTCTCCTCGGGTCCACGGAAACCAGTGGCCGGCCTTCATTACCCCTGTTGCTCAGATGCCGTCGGCCTGGTCCTGCCAACCTAGACTTGCCCCTCCTTGGCCGAGTCAGGGCCCTGTCAGCCGAGCACCTCTCAGACCTGCTGCTACCATTCGGCAGTCCTGGACCCTGCCCGCCGCCCCGCATCCTCCCTTCCAGCACAACAGGCTACGTTTGGAAGGGAAGGTCCTTGTGCTGCTCCGCGGGGCTCCAGGATCTGGCAAGTCGACCTTGGCAAG AGCCTTCTTAGAGCACAACCCAGGTGGAGTGAGACTCAGCACAGACAATTACTTCACTCGTCATGGAGTTTATCAGTTTGACCCCGCTGCTCTTGGGGAGGCCCATGAGTGGAACCACAAGCAAG CCAAGGAGGCGTTTGAGAGGGCCGCTAACCCCATCATCATTGACAATACCAACATGCAGGGCTGGGAGATGAAACCGTACGTGGCTCAG GCACTGAAACATGAATACAAGGTGCTGTTCCGAGAGCCGGACACTTGGTGGAAGAACAAGCCCAGAGAACTGGGgag ACGCACCACACACGATGTACCAGTGGCAAAAATCCGACACATGCTCGATAACTATGAGCGCTTCGTCACGATTAAGTCCATCATGGGTTCGCGGATGCCTGAGATGAAACAGCGCCTCCTTCTGGAGGACAGCGGCTCGCA ACTTGTGATTTCTAAAACACCTGGTCCTGACCTGGTCGGGCCACCTGGGTTGGGTGAGGGATGTAAGAAATCCCGCCCTCAGCTGTACTCCTCCCTCCCCGACGTGTCATCTTTTGGTCGTTGTATTGAAGTGGGAATGCCGGAAGATGGCGGCCACAAATCCACGGAGTCCCTCAATTTCCAACCCACTGGAACTCTCACGCAAAACCCTGCAATGCCCGACGGGGTGGATGACATGGATTTGGGCGAATTAGATTCTGAGTTAGACGCCCACTTGGAGCTGAATTTTCCAATAGGAGGTCAGGGAATCCCAGACTGTATTGTCGAGTCAGTGATGAGTGAAGATCCTCGCGGGGAAGAGCTGCCTGTGGATTTCTCTGAATTCATTGCACAAAGAGTGCAGAGAATGAGGCCAAGCAGGAGGTCTTGTTTTGACAGGTCGGAGCCTGCAGATCTGGTGAAAGACACAAACCAATCAGACAGCCAGGCTCAGGAGgcgagggatggaggagaggagggaaggccTCGGATGTTGGATTTTGCAGTAGATTGGCCTTGCGGAGCGTCCCTTGAGCAGCGGCAGGTGAGCAGAAGAGAAGGGCATAAAGACGGAAACGGGAAGGAAGATGAAGGCGAGCGTCCTGAGGCTGACAGAAGTACAGCGAAGCTGCAAGCGAGACCCGATGTGACGGAGTTCCAGAAGCTTCTTGATCTCATTCAGACGGGGGCCGCCGACATACGGAAGGAATCTTCCTGTTCATCCTCGCTTTCCCAGGGCTCTGGGAAGGAactggagaaagaagaagaggtggaggtggcggtTAACAGCAGCAGAGGGGAGTTGCCCGACTGTGTGTTGGACTGGAAGGTGGCTGACTGTCAGGTCAGAGAATCGAGAATTGACCGCTGGGAGGAAATTGCAAGGGGAAAGGAAGCCAGACACACCACAGGAGGCCAGGATCATGTGTTAGAGATCGGCAGAGAATCTGTGGATTTGAAATTGATCGTCCCAGTGAATCCCATTTCAGCTCTTACTGCTGATCCGCTAGTCATCTCTGAAGCTGtggaggcaaatgtgtgtgatgGCGTGGGAGGCCACAATGTCGAAGGTGATGTTGGCGCAAGGCCAGCCTCTCTTCACACTGAtacggagaggacagaggatggcAGAGAGACTAAAGCTGATGGGAGTCTCATTATCGAGGCCGGCCAGAGTCCTGCGTGGGAGGGCTCTGTGGAGGCCGAAAACAGTGCATTGAGTGGAGGCAGTCAGGAGAGAAAGCAGCGTCATGGTCGTAGATCGGGCAAACAGTGCAAACTGGCGCTCACCTTCACTCAAAACTGCACTGCTCCCTCACAGAGTTCTCTCGAATGTCCCAATAGCGCCGCTCAAAGTGTGACCAGCATTCAGAATAGCACCAACACGGAACCTGACCGTGGCCTTAAACCTGACCTTGACTTGTCCAGATCCGACGCTCGCCCGCAGCCTCCATCCTCGCTTCCCCTGGCAGACACAGGCAGACCCACCCAGACGGATCCTCAAGACTTTGCCCTTCTCTGGCGTCTAAATCGGCGAGGCCACCCCGCCACGCAGGGCATCGCAGTGCTGTACGGCGACTCCTCCCGCTTTGTGCCGGAGCTGTCCTCTGCAGTCTCCGCGGCAGTGGCAGTTCACCCGTCCACACACAGGGAGGTGCCCTACCACGTGGCGCATGAGAAGGGCACGCAGGTAGAGGAGAAGGAGCTCGGAGCAACTCAAGACCGCCTGGAGAGCCTGCGCATCCTCAGCCGCCATTTCAAACTGGTTAGTTTTGATACGCTGGAAGATCTGTACGAGAAATGCCACCAGGACCTCGAGTGGACGACCAACGTGCTGCTGGACTCTGGAGAGAGGTTCTTcagagaggaggatggggaggaggaggaggaggggggggaggaggacgcTGGAGGTGAGCGGAACACGTCCAGTCTGTGTGGAGCTTTAGAAACACCTGAAGGGACCAGTTTACATCCTAATGTCCCAGTTGAGCATTGCCCCGAAGGTTGGCCACAGAGAGAACCGGCTGGGTTTGAGGAGGTGTCTCTGCAGTCTGCAGTCAGTGAGTCAGATGAGAGCGCTGGCAATACCGACGCGCAAATGTTTGGAGGTGCCGCTGTTCCAGTTAGAAACCAAGATCCTCCTGATGCAAACGCATCTCAAGGGCATCTGAGTGCAGCTCCCCCAGAAAGCTTTGCTTGGGTTGGAAGCTTCGATGATGCCGTGGTAATTGAAGAGTCCAGAgttgagatggaggaggagatcgcCAGCATCGACGAGGTCCACCGGCTGCTGCAGGCCGagctggaggagatggagagggatcaaaaggaggaggaggagaagtgggcCGGAAAGAGGCAtgcggaggagaggatgagccAACACCTGGACATCCAgagtgtggagctgaaactacCCACTGAAGTGGCACTGCAGCTAATTGAACTGTTCGGCCCCGTCGGAACAGACCCAG GTGCATGCTCGGCTGATGAGTATGCAGTGCAGATGGATCTGAGCCTGGCCAAACTGCTCCACCAGAAGTGGAAGGAAACTGTTCAG GAAAAGCAAAGACAAGCAACTCTTTCCTTTCACTTGCTTCAGGAga ggcaacaccatcctcatcaaatacgccgatga
- the n4bp2 gene encoding NEDD4-binding protein 2 isoform X1: MRATRRLQPEHGMPRRKNNGQSPARVPDGSPEPGSLGHNGGYQPPALFDEAMANNFPASISLPSSVKENIVKSMQEMFSHLDLEVIYIVLAESDFKVEHAMDSFLELSKAAEVAGPSPSHVSGFERTAASLLSPCRSSGHGTDSSRPSLLTPSPPLTSPLTAELDLLVDQELQALTARRGGEEEHRGSQYLSVGVSLSPLPFQPQVLPELLQASLQTGSGGAWGGGPVEHFSGTSSPLDRLSTWEDDIDKQQRQQSTVDFTHLMAESPEDKPKPPLDLAPSGRPSAFQAYKKKQDPLHTLSSEAGVVPSEAMVGGARSKVNTWNQEPLGQMSFPWNLQANIFSPRVHGNQWPAFITPVAQMPSAWSCQPRLAPPWPSQGPVSRAPLRPAATIRQSWTLPAAPHPPFQHNRLRLEGKVLVLLRGAPGSGKSTLARAFLEHNPGGVRLSTDNYFTRHGVYQFDPAALGEAHEWNHKQAKEAFERAANPIIIDNTNMQGWEMKPYVAQALKHEYKVLFREPDTWWKNKPRELGRRTTHDVPVAKIRHMLDNYERFVTIKSIMGSRMPEMKQRLLLEDSGSQLVISKTPGPDLVGPPGLGEGCKKSRPQLYSSLPDVSSFGRCIEVGMPEDGGHKSTESLNFQPTGTLTQNPAMPDGVDDMDLGELDSELDAHLELNFPIGGQGIPDCIVESVMSEDPRGEELPVDFSEFIAQRVQRMRPSRRSCFDRSEPADLVKDTNQSDSQAQEARDGGEEGRPRMLDFAVDWPCGASLEQRQVSRREGHKDGNGKEDEGERPEADRSTAKLQARPDVTEFQKLLDLIQTGAADIRKESSCSSSLSQGSGKELEKEEEVEVAVNSSRGELPDCVLDWKVADCQVRESRIDRWEEIARGKEARHTTGGQDHVLEIGRESVDLKLIVPVNPISALTADPLVISEAVEANVCDGVGGHNVEGDVGARPASLHTDTERTEDGRETKADGSLIIEAGQSPAWEGSVEAENSALSGGSQERKQRHGRRSGKQCKLALTFTQNCTAPSQSSLECPNSAAQSVTSIQNSTNTEPDRGLKPDLDLSRSDARPQPPSSLPLADTGRPTQTDPQDFALLWRLNRRGHPATQGIAVLYGDSSRFVPELSSAVSAAVAVHPSTHREVPYHVAHEKGTQVEEKELGATQDRLESLRILSRHFKLVSFDTLEDLYEKCHQDLEWTTNVLLDSGERFFREEDGEEEEEGGEEDAGGERNTSSLCGALETPEGTSLHPNVPVEHCPEGWPQREPAGFEEVSLQSAVSESDESAGNTDAQMFGGAAVPVRNQDPPDANASQGHLSAAPPESFAWVGSFDDAVVIEESRVEMEEEIASIDEVHRLLQAELEEMERDQKEEEEKWAGKRHAEERMSQHLDIQSVELKLPTEVALQLIELFGPVGTDPGACSADEYAVQMDLSLAKLLHQKWKETVQEKQRQATLSFHLLQESSAHWGESHGARPGSRDRTQPASLPMSAEGRTSPDNQPVARGRMPFMDHWNMPHPHVSLRDIIKEEQALQKNVEKSQSRADLDRRDGATLLKENQLFSLFPTIDRHFLQDIFRNNNYNMTQTELFLRSLLEEEEPVKTVVAPEAPLSDHLRAASKEREKRQKLPESAVPDYQDTEDPEYEDFRAEATQQKARQLECFSKAAEAYKQGRKEVASFYAQQGHLHGQRMHEANHRAAVQIFERVNSSLLPSNILDLHGLHVDEALQHLAQVLQDKTTDCEQGLCRPQLSVITGRGNHSQGGVARIRPAVIDYLTNKHYRFTEPKPGLVLVSLK, translated from the exons ATGAGAGCAACCCGGCGGCTACAGCCCGAACACGGAATGCCCCGGAGAAAGAACAACGGCCAGAGCCCGGCCAGAGTTCCCGACGGGTCGCCAGAGCCCGGAAGCCTCGGCCACAACGGGGGGTATCAACCACCGGCTCTGTTTGACGAAGCCATGGCGAACAACTTTCCAGCCAGCATCTCGCTCCCCAGCTCCGTCAAGGAGAACATCGTCAAAAGCATGCAGGAGATGTTCTCGCATCTGGACCTCGAAGTTATATATATTGTGCTGGCAGAATCCGATTTTAAAG TTGAACATGCAATGGACTCCTTCTTGGAGCTGTCTAAGGCTGCTGAGGTCGCAGGCCCCTCACCTTCCCATGTGTCCGGCTTTGAGCGCACTGCTGCGTCCCTGCTCAGCCCGTGCCGCTCTTCTGGACATGGAACAGACTCCTCCAGACCGTCCCTGCtgaccccctctcctcccctcaccagTCCACTGACAGCGGAGCTGGACCTGCTCGTTGACCAGGAGCTACAGGCACTAACTGCTCGGCGAGGCGGTGAGGAAGAGCATCGCGGCAGCCAGTATTTATCCGTTGGTGTGTCCCTCTCTCCACTGCCGTTCCAGCCGCAGGTCCTCCCTGAGCTGCTTCAGGCCAGCCTGCAAACTGGATCTGGAGGGGCCTGGGGAGGGGGCCCGGTTGAGCATTTCTCTGGAACTTCTTCTCCGCTTGACCGGCTCAGCACTTGGGAAGACGACATCGAtaagcagcagcggcagcagtcgACGGTGGATTTCACACACCTGATGGCCGAGTCGCCTGAAGACAAGCCGAAGCCTCCTCTAGACCTGGCACCCTCGGGGCGTCCCTCTGCCTTTCAGGCATATAAAAAGAAGCAAGACCCATTACACACTCTCTCAAGCGAGGCTGGGGTCGTGCCCTCTGAAGCGATGGTCGGTGGTGCGAGATCCAAGGTTAACACGTGGAATCAGGAGCCGCTTGGCCAGATGTCTTTTCCCTGGAACCTGCAGGCAAACATTTTCTCTCCTCGGGTCCACGGAAACCAGTGGCCGGCCTTCATTACCCCTGTTGCTCAGATGCCGTCGGCCTGGTCCTGCCAACCTAGACTTGCCCCTCCTTGGCCGAGTCAGGGCCCTGTCAGCCGAGCACCTCTCAGACCTGCTGCTACCATTCGGCAGTCCTGGACCCTGCCCGCCGCCCCGCATCCTCCCTTCCAGCACAACAGGCTACGTTTGGAAGGGAAGGTCCTTGTGCTGCTCCGCGGGGCTCCAGGATCTGGCAAGTCGACCTTGGCAAG AGCCTTCTTAGAGCACAACCCAGGTGGAGTGAGACTCAGCACAGACAATTACTTCACTCGTCATGGAGTTTATCAGTTTGACCCCGCTGCTCTTGGGGAGGCCCATGAGTGGAACCACAAGCAAG CCAAGGAGGCGTTTGAGAGGGCCGCTAACCCCATCATCATTGACAATACCAACATGCAGGGCTGGGAGATGAAACCGTACGTGGCTCAG GCACTGAAACATGAATACAAGGTGCTGTTCCGAGAGCCGGACACTTGGTGGAAGAACAAGCCCAGAGAACTGGGgag ACGCACCACACACGATGTACCAGTGGCAAAAATCCGACACATGCTCGATAACTATGAGCGCTTCGTCACGATTAAGTCCATCATGGGTTCGCGGATGCCTGAGATGAAACAGCGCCTCCTTCTGGAGGACAGCGGCTCGCA ACTTGTGATTTCTAAAACACCTGGTCCTGACCTGGTCGGGCCACCTGGGTTGGGTGAGGGATGTAAGAAATCCCGCCCTCAGCTGTACTCCTCCCTCCCCGACGTGTCATCTTTTGGTCGTTGTATTGAAGTGGGAATGCCGGAAGATGGCGGCCACAAATCCACGGAGTCCCTCAATTTCCAACCCACTGGAACTCTCACGCAAAACCCTGCAATGCCCGACGGGGTGGATGACATGGATTTGGGCGAATTAGATTCTGAGTTAGACGCCCACTTGGAGCTGAATTTTCCAATAGGAGGTCAGGGAATCCCAGACTGTATTGTCGAGTCAGTGATGAGTGAAGATCCTCGCGGGGAAGAGCTGCCTGTGGATTTCTCTGAATTCATTGCACAAAGAGTGCAGAGAATGAGGCCAAGCAGGAGGTCTTGTTTTGACAGGTCGGAGCCTGCAGATCTGGTGAAAGACACAAACCAATCAGACAGCCAGGCTCAGGAGgcgagggatggaggagaggagggaaggccTCGGATGTTGGATTTTGCAGTAGATTGGCCTTGCGGAGCGTCCCTTGAGCAGCGGCAGGTGAGCAGAAGAGAAGGGCATAAAGACGGAAACGGGAAGGAAGATGAAGGCGAGCGTCCTGAGGCTGACAGAAGTACAGCGAAGCTGCAAGCGAGACCCGATGTGACGGAGTTCCAGAAGCTTCTTGATCTCATTCAGACGGGGGCCGCCGACATACGGAAGGAATCTTCCTGTTCATCCTCGCTTTCCCAGGGCTCTGGGAAGGAactggagaaagaagaagaggtggaggtggcggtTAACAGCAGCAGAGGGGAGTTGCCCGACTGTGTGTTGGACTGGAAGGTGGCTGACTGTCAGGTCAGAGAATCGAGAATTGACCGCTGGGAGGAAATTGCAAGGGGAAAGGAAGCCAGACACACCACAGGAGGCCAGGATCATGTGTTAGAGATCGGCAGAGAATCTGTGGATTTGAAATTGATCGTCCCAGTGAATCCCATTTCAGCTCTTACTGCTGATCCGCTAGTCATCTCTGAAGCTGtggaggcaaatgtgtgtgatgGCGTGGGAGGCCACAATGTCGAAGGTGATGTTGGCGCAAGGCCAGCCTCTCTTCACACTGAtacggagaggacagaggatggcAGAGAGACTAAAGCTGATGGGAGTCTCATTATCGAGGCCGGCCAGAGTCCTGCGTGGGAGGGCTCTGTGGAGGCCGAAAACAGTGCATTGAGTGGAGGCAGTCAGGAGAGAAAGCAGCGTCATGGTCGTAGATCGGGCAAACAGTGCAAACTGGCGCTCACCTTCACTCAAAACTGCACTGCTCCCTCACAGAGTTCTCTCGAATGTCCCAATAGCGCCGCTCAAAGTGTGACCAGCATTCAGAATAGCACCAACACGGAACCTGACCGTGGCCTTAAACCTGACCTTGACTTGTCCAGATCCGACGCTCGCCCGCAGCCTCCATCCTCGCTTCCCCTGGCAGACACAGGCAGACCCACCCAGACGGATCCTCAAGACTTTGCCCTTCTCTGGCGTCTAAATCGGCGAGGCCACCCCGCCACGCAGGGCATCGCAGTGCTGTACGGCGACTCCTCCCGCTTTGTGCCGGAGCTGTCCTCTGCAGTCTCCGCGGCAGTGGCAGTTCACCCGTCCACACACAGGGAGGTGCCCTACCACGTGGCGCATGAGAAGGGCACGCAGGTAGAGGAGAAGGAGCTCGGAGCAACTCAAGACCGCCTGGAGAGCCTGCGCATCCTCAGCCGCCATTTCAAACTGGTTAGTTTTGATACGCTGGAAGATCTGTACGAGAAATGCCACCAGGACCTCGAGTGGACGACCAACGTGCTGCTGGACTCTGGAGAGAGGTTCTTcagagaggaggatggggaggaggaggaggaggggggggaggaggacgcTGGAGGTGAGCGGAACACGTCCAGTCTGTGTGGAGCTTTAGAAACACCTGAAGGGACCAGTTTACATCCTAATGTCCCAGTTGAGCATTGCCCCGAAGGTTGGCCACAGAGAGAACCGGCTGGGTTTGAGGAGGTGTCTCTGCAGTCTGCAGTCAGTGAGTCAGATGAGAGCGCTGGCAATACCGACGCGCAAATGTTTGGAGGTGCCGCTGTTCCAGTTAGAAACCAAGATCCTCCTGATGCAAACGCATCTCAAGGGCATCTGAGTGCAGCTCCCCCAGAAAGCTTTGCTTGGGTTGGAAGCTTCGATGATGCCGTGGTAATTGAAGAGTCCAGAgttgagatggaggaggagatcgcCAGCATCGACGAGGTCCACCGGCTGCTGCAGGCCGagctggaggagatggagagggatcaaaaggaggaggaggagaagtgggcCGGAAAGAGGCAtgcggaggagaggatgagccAACACCTGGACATCCAgagtgtggagctgaaactacCCACTGAAGTGGCACTGCAGCTAATTGAACTGTTCGGCCCCGTCGGAACAGACCCAG GTGCATGCTCGGCTGATGAGTATGCAGTGCAGATGGATCTGAGCCTGGCCAAACTGCTCCACCAGAAGTGGAAGGAAACTGTTCAG GAAAAGCAAAGACAAGCAACTCTTTCCTTTCACTTGCTTCAGGAga GTTCTGCCCACTGGGGTGAGTCACACGGCGCTCGACCCGGATCCCGAGATCGGACACAGCCAGCAAGTTTGCCGATGAGCGCAGAGGGTCGCACGTCTCCGGACAACCAACCGGTGGCTCGCGGTCGGATGCCGTTCATGGACCACTGGAACATGCCGCACCCCCACGTGTCTCTCAGGGACATCATCAAAGAGGAGCAGGCTTTGCAGAAGAATGTGGAAAAG TCTCAAAGTCGTGCAGATTTGGACCGCCGCGATGGAGCCACCCTGTTGAAGGAGAACCAGCTGTTCTCCCTCTTCCCCACCATTGACAGGCATTTCCTCCAGGACATCTTCCGAAACAACAA CTACAACATGACCCAGACGGAGCTGTTTCTCCGCtctctgctggaggaggaggagccagtcAAGACCGTGGTCGCCCCAGAGGCTCCTCTCTCCGACCACCTCAGAGCAGCCAgcaaggagagggagaag aGGCAGAAGCTCCCGGAGTCGGCCGTACCCGACTATCAGGATACGGAGGATCCAGAGTACGAGGACTTCAGGGCCGAGGCCACACAACAGAAGGCCCGACAGCTCGAGTGTTTCTCCAAGGCGGCCGAGGCCTACAAGCAAGGTCGCAAAGAAGTGGCGTCGTTTTATGCGCAGCAG GGGCACCTGCACGGCCAGCGGATGCATGAGGCCAATCACCGCGCGGCAGTCCAGATCTTTGAGCGGGTCAACTCCTCGCTGCTGCCGAGCAACATCCTAGACCTCCATGGGCTGCATGTGGATGAGGCCTTGCAGCATCTGGCCCAGGTCTTACAGGACAAAACCACAG ACTGTGAGCAGGGTCTGTGTCGACCTCAGCTCTCTGTCATCACAGGAAGAGGGAACCACAGCCAGGGCGGCGTAGCCCGCATCCGCCCCGCCGTTATAGACTACCTCACCAACAAACACTATAG GTTCACTGAGCCAAAGCCAGGTCTCGTGTTGGTCTCTTTGAAGTGA